The Agromyces sp. 3263 DNA segment GAGTCCGCGACCGGCTTCCACTGGCTCAGCGGCCTCGACGAGTACCTCGTCGACGGGCACGTGCCAGGGGCGGTCTTCGCCGACCTGCTCGAGGAGTTCTCCGACCCCGACGGGCCGTTCTCGTTCACCAGGCCGGATGCCACGCGGCTGGAGCGTGTCGCACACGAGCTCGGCATCGACGACGAGGTCGCCGTCGTGGTCTACGACACGGGGCTCGGGCAGTGGGCCGCCCGGTTGTGGTGGGTGCTCCGCTCAGCGGGCGTCGCACGGGTCGCCCTGCTCGACGGTGGCCTGCGGCGGTGGAAGGCCGACGGACGCGAGCTCGAGACGGGCTACGAGGCGCCGCGGACGCCCCGGCAGCTCACGCTGTCGCCCGACGAGACGCTCTGGGCCGACCGCGAGGAGGTGCGGGCCGTCGTCGAGGGACGGGCGCACGCGGCGCTGGTCTGCGCGTCGCCCGAGAGCGACTTCCGCGGCGAGACCGGACGCCGCCCACGACGCGGGCACATCCCCGGCAGCGTGAGCGTGCCCCTCGCCGCGGTCGTCGACCGGGATCGCGGCACGCTGCGACGCGGTGCCCACTTCACGGCTCGGGCCCGTGTCGTCCCGCCCTCCGGCGACGGCGGCCGCATCGTCGTCTACTGCGGTGCCGGCATCGCGGCAGCGGCCACGGCGTTCGCGCTCCGCCAGGCGGGCGAGACGGATGTCGCCGTCTACGACGGCTCGCTCGACGAATGGGCCGCCGACCCCGAGGCGCCGCTCGTCAGCCTGGTCTGAGCCAGCTGCCGGCACCGGCGCCAGGCGGTCAGCAGGCGGTCAGCAGGCGCAGGTGATGTCGTGGTCGATGACCGTGCCGGCGGTGAGGCCCGTCGCAGCCACGTTGGTGAGGGCGTCCGCCGGCCGTTGGGCGAGCCCCGCGGCGGTGTCGAACGCGAAGCCCTCCCGGACCCAGTACTCGAACCCGCCGAGCATCTCCTTCACGGGGTGGCCGAGCAGCGCGAACTCCAGCGCCGCCCGCGTCGCGCCGTTGCATCCGGGACCCCAGCAGTAGACGACGACCGGGGTGCCGGCGGGGATCCGAGCGCCCGCCTCCTCGGCGACCCGGCGCCCCGGGAGGTGGATCGCGCCGGGCACGTGACCCTGGGCCCACGACTCGTCGTTCCGCGTGTCGACCAGCACGAACCCGGGGTCGCCGGCGCGGAGGGCCGCCGCGACATCCGACACATCGGTCTCGAAGCCGAGCCGACCGCGGAAGTGCGCGATCGCGTCGGCCTGCGGGGCAACGTGCTCGAAGAGTGCGGAGGCGATGTTGGTGGTGTCGGTCATGCCTTCACCCTCGCACCGCCGCCCCCACGCCCACGCGTGAAATCGCGCCGTCGTGCCGCGACATCCGGCCAGCGTCGGCGGCGCCTCAGTCGCCGGCGGGTGCGAAGAACGCGCTGATCCCCGCGGCGAGTCCCACGAGGTCGTCGACGTGCGCGAGCTCACGGGCGGAGTGCATCGAGAGCAGCGGCGTGCCCACGTCGACCGTGCGGATGCCGAGCCGGGTCGCGCTGAGCGGGCCGATGGTGCTGCC contains these protein-coding regions:
- a CDS encoding rhodanese-like domain-containing protein — its product is MPALDLPAELVPTDWLADHLGDPGLVIVDASVLGVESATGFHWLSGLDEYLVDGHVPGAVFADLLEEFSDPDGPFSFTRPDATRLERVAHELGIDDEVAVVVYDTGLGQWAARLWWVLRSAGVARVALLDGGLRRWKADGRELETGYEAPRTPRQLTLSPDETLWADREEVRAVVEGRAHAALVCASPESDFRGETGRRPRRGHIPGSVSVPLAAVVDRDRGTLRRGAHFTARARVVPPSGDGGRIVVYCGAGIAAAATAFALRQAGETDVAVYDGSLDEWAADPEAPLVSLV
- a CDS encoding rhodanese-like domain-containing protein — protein: MTDTTNIASALFEHVAPQADAIAHFRGRLGFETDVSDVAAALRAGDPGFVLVDTRNDESWAQGHVPGAIHLPGRRVAEEAGARIPAGTPVVVYCWGPGCNGATRAALEFALLGHPVKEMLGGFEYWVREGFAFDTAAGLAQRPADALTNVAATGLTAGTVIDHDITCAC